CTTACGGCAGAAATGAGCAGCAGTAGGAGGGCTAATTTTTTCATTAATTGCAGATACTTGATATGATTTGGGGGGTACAATATAGTGAAAACTAATAAAGTGCAGCAAAATTTGACAAATCTTAGTTATCAACCATTTTTAGGCTACTTGCTAACGCGCCAGATTTTGATCTATTGAGCTTATCATGAAATAGAAATAGTCACCTCCGGCCGCATTTACTAATTTCGAATAGTAAAGCGCAATCATTTTATCATTTTTTTCCCAAACATAGGTTGTCATCGTATTCGAAATATAACCAGCGGTAGGCGTTTCGGTTATTTTTTCGGTAGGCTCAAACCCCAGTTTGGCAATTAAATCACTTTTTATCTCGTTCACCTTAGCCAAAGCGCTTTCATCGGTATAGACGATTCTGTCGAAAACGCCAAAGATTGTTGCATAATATCCAATTGTTCTGTTGTTTTTTATGTAGAATCCAATTAAATCTCCCTGATATACATTATCCTTTCTCGCAATGGAATAATCGAAGGTCTCATCCGTTTCATTTTTAGTTTTATATACTCTCTTAAATGCCGGGTAGGTTTTCTTTACTTCGTCTTCGGTGAGTCCTAAGCGGTACTCTTTAAAATACATAAAATCCATAAAATTCTCAACATTGCCCGGATTTGAAGCAACAACTTCTGCCTTTACCTTTTTTGGCTTTCCTTCTATTATTTGGATCCAATTGGGATATTTTTCCTGATAGGCAGCTAGTGTAAGTTGGTCCCAATCTTTTCGTTCCTGCGACAATACTTCTTCAGTAATTTTTCCTGATGCTTTTTGTAATAGCCCGTATAAGGCAGTGATGTTGGACACTGCACTTATATTATTTTCAACCGATTTATAAAACTCAATATATTTAAGGTGTAAAAAATCTACAATTTCTCCATTTTCAAACACCTTTGTTTTTATGAGGTCATCCGGAAAATAAAGATGTATATATAATAAGTCCGGAGTTAAATTCCCATACACAATGTGATTTGCCTTGGTGATATCGATCTTTTCAGTTAGAAATAACAGCTCTTTACCGTTGTTGGTTTTATATACGGCGTGCGTTGCCAATAAGTTGTGGATATACAGGTGGAAGTTATCCTCAGGAAAACCAAGACTGTATATTTTGTCGTTTTCAACAAACCCGAAATTATTAGCAGATTGTTGCATCAGGCTGATATTGGACGTAATAGAATCCAACTTTTCGTAATCCACAGCTTGTGAGAAAGCTGTAAATACAGAAATGAAATATATTGAGAAGGGTAGGAGTTGTTTCATATTTTAAATACTATTGGTTTTGATTATTGGGTTATTTTAACAACCAGATTCGAACTAAAATAATTGCAATTATCAATGCAACCGACCAAAACTACCCATTCACCCGATTGCGGATTTGTAAATGTGCATAATTCTTGCGCTCGATTTAAATTGGTACTTGCACAATCAGCTTCCCATGTGTAATGTGAGTATTGCTTAAATGAGACCGTTGGGTTTATTGTACGTCGCACAAAAAGATCGGCACTGTTTTTAGAACCCACGCCACCTTCCTGTAAGATTACCTCCATAAATGACACTCCTGAAGGTACCGTAAACCGAACTATCTTTTGATCACCTCTGTCTCCTTCAACCAATACATTTAAAAGTTCGGAGGTTCCTCCTTTGGCTTGCGCTACAACTGTTTTGTCTTTAATTTCTTTTTCTTTTACTAATGCAGCTACACGGGCATCTCTTGCTTCAGCTTCTTCCTTTTTAAGTCGGTTGGCTTCTGAAACAGCGAGTGCTTCCTTAGCGGCCAGTTGATTTGCTTTATTTTCGGTTAGACGCCGTTTGTCTTCAGCTTTTTTTGCTTCTTTGTCTTTCTTGTCTAAATCGGCACAGGCAGGACAGGGTGTGGCGCCTTCATAATTAAAATTTGCCGGTTTTTTAGCGTACCTACATTGCGACATAATACTATTAAGATTATGGGACTGACTAAAGAGGCTGTTGGACGAAAAGAGGAAACTAATAAGGATAAGAAAGATAGTTTTATTCATAATTACACATATTTAATAAGTACAATAAATTCTGAAAACATTGTTTAATCGTTAGAAAATAGGATCGATTGGGTCTCCATTGTTTTCGGTCGTAAAACAAGTGTCTAAATAGATGTTGCAATTTGGCATACGTTCTTTTAAGGCAAATGCTTTTTCAAGGATATTTTCTTCATTTTCTTCTGAATCTATAAAAACTTCTCTAAGATTTTGATTGTCCAAAAGCTCATGTAAATCAGTTAGCGTAATATTTGTTTTAGTAATATTCAAACTTTCCAAAGATTTCATCTCATTGAAATACGGAATGCTTTTTTTAGTGATTGCTTTGTGTTTTCGCAAATAGAGCAATTTTAACTCTTCGAAAACACTCATGTGTTTTACCCCTTCGTCTGTAACATAGGATTCTTTTAGAATAATTTCTCGAAGAATGGGTACTCTTAAACTAACAAAGTAAATATATTCATCTGTCTGATCATCACCAAACCCATAACCGCCAAGTATAGACCATTCTTGAGGGATATCTTCGAGTTTTTCGATTCGAAAATACCGTTGCCAGAATTTTTGTTCTTCTTTTGAGAATTTTTTTTCGTTCACCGGAGTTCGCTATTTTTTAAAATACAGTATAAAAGATTATTAATTATTCCATTTAGAACTCCATTCTGTGTCAGGAATGTTTGCTACAATTACGAGTTTTTCTTTAAATACCCAGCTCCAAATTTTATGTTCATTAGTGTGAACCCTCCATTCTGTTTGATCAAAATTTGGTTCCCCAAAAAGAGAGTGTGCTATATTGACCGGTTGTTGTAGGTTTGAATATGTAATAATTATCTCATATAATGGCTTCTCTCCATCTAAATCGAAATAATAAACAATTTTTTGAATTTCTTTTGTAGTAAGTTTTTGGATAAAAACTATTCTAAAAGAATTTTCCTCAACAAGCTCGGCCCCTTCAATGTTTTGTTCAAATTCACTTAATGGCATCCCATAATAGATTTCTTTGCTCACGCCTTGAGGGTATGCATTATCTATAATTGTAGATTGATTTTGAGCTAATAAAGATGTGCTCGAAAAAAATAACAATAGGTATAGATAGTAATTAGTAAATCGATTTTTAATCTTCATAGTCTTAGTTTAATTTTGCTAGTAACGCTTCTGTTATTGAAGTGTCGGCACCATTTTCTTTTCCTAGTTTAATAGCAATTTCTGCATAAATTCTAGCATTATTTGTATCGCCAAGTTTATAATACAAATGCGCCACCGTATCGTTATTATAGGAATTACTCGATACATCCACCGACTGTAATGCCCATTTTAGCGCTTTTTCTAATGAGGCTTCGTTTGTTATATTTTCGTAGAATCCCCAAGCTACTTTATTTAAGAGGTTATGCCTTGAATTTTTATAAGTAATCTCAAAATAAATAAGGGCATATTTTTCATATAACTTGAAATCCTTCTCTTGCTCTGCATAGGCTAAACCATAAAAGGAAGACAGTTCAATTGCCTTATTTGGTCTGTATTTCGCAATTGTACTTTCAATTTTGTTTACTCGATTGGTAATAGATTCATTCTCGTCGATTCCTATTAGTGCAAATTCGCTTACAACTTTATCTAATTTGTTTGTTACATCGATATGGTTATGAATTTTGCTTACTTCAGCTTCATTCCTCTGTAAAAAAGTAAATTCTTCAGATTCGGGACTATCCATAGTTTGAAGCATTAAAGTGGCATTGTCGTATGTCAACAAATTTTTCTCAACCTTATAAAATGCTCTGGCATACATTTTCGCATTTTTGTGATTCCGGTTCAGCGCATATTCAGTCAATTTATATAAAAACTTAGGATCTCTATTTCCCGAATCAAACTCTTCGATTCGTTTTGATAATTCTTCTTCTGTATAAACAAAAGAGAACGAACCAAGATCCATATTGTCAAGAGCGGAGAAATCAATTGGCTTAGCAACCGATTTACCTAAGGCAATCAATTCGCCTTGTGATTGGAAACCAAGGGTTTTAAGCACTAGTTTCCCGTTTCCATCAATAAATAAGATCGTAGGATAATCGGTAATGTTATAGTCTTTGACAAGCATTATACCTTCACCTTCCTCCATGTTAAATCTGGCGTTTATAAAATTTGAGTTGAAATAAGCACCCACATTGGCGTCGGGGAAAACTTTATCTTTCATATACTTGGAGGAGCTGTTCCAAAGGGTGTAGGCGTGAATGAAAATAATCTTATTTTCGGTTTTTGCCTTTGCCAGCAATTGTGGAAAAGTTGCATCTTCAAAGTTAATCCCCTGTGCAAAACTCATCACCGGAAAAAGGAATGCTAAAAGTAATTTTTTCATAATCATTGCAAATTTAGTGTCCTGTATTCTTCCAATCCCTAATAGCTTCCAAAAATTCTTCTTCATCTTTTAATAGAATAAAGCAGGTAAATGAATTCACTTCTTTACTTTCTTCTATGAATTCATCATCGATATAATTGTAATTTATGTCTTTTGAAAATCTGAACTCACAGGATACATACTCATCGTCAATAATTTTTGTGTACAGTTCAAAACGATTCCAATTAATTTCCGAATAGGTCTCTTCGGTTTGGATGCCTTGCCAGTCTGTTTTGTAAATAAAGGTGTTGCCGGCAATCTCTTGTGAAATCGTCATAGGGTCACCCCCGTACGTGACTTTTGTAAATTTATCCAGAAACTTCTGTATTGGAGGAAATTCGTTGGCCTGAGGATTGCTTTTTGTCAAACTCATCGATGTAAGTGAGATTACAATAACTAAACTGATTCTGAGTACGCTTTTCATGAGTATTTATTATATACGTTAGTTTTTTTACCTATTATAATTCTTATAATAACTTAATCTTGTGCTTCCTCCCAATCCTCAATCACTTTTATAAATGCCTCCCAATCGCTCTCTAGAATATAACAGGTGAAATAATTTGTTTTTTCATCCAATGTTTTTTCATTACTATTATTATAACTAGACAGTTGCATGTTTCGGTAAAAATAAAATTCACATTTAATAATATTATCGGTCATAGTTTCCTCCCTTACACGACTAAATTGATTCCAATCGATGTTTTCGTAAAAATCTTTAGAAACTATATCGTACCAGTCGGTTATATATGTAAAGGTATTTCCTTCCAATTTTTGAGAAATTTTCATTGGATCTTCGCCCTCCAACTCTTGTTGCTTTATTTTATCTAAAAATTTTTGGATTGGCGGAAATTCATCTAATTGTTCATGGTTTTTAGTCAAACTAGTTAATGTAATTGCTATTACAAAAAAAAGACAGATCGTGATTGCTTTATTCATGATTATTAAATTTAGGACTGCTATTGTTTAATTTTTATGAGATTTTCAAAGGCTTTATAAATTTCGGTTTGTTCCACGTCCTCATCCACTTCGTAATAAATATTAATGACATAAGTTTCATTGGCTGTGATAAACGCTAATTTCCAACAAACTGGAATTGCATACGTTTCATAATCCATGATTTCCACCACGTCCAGGCCATTAGGTTCTATGCTTATAACATCTTTTAGGTCAATGGATACAATTTGTTTCTGAAGGTCTCTATTTTTATCGATAGTATCGAATGTAAGTGTGAAGGTAGTATCAGAAAAAATGGCTTTGTAATTCTCTGAAATTATAACGTAGCGGTCATCTAAATCATAGCCGGTTGCAAATGTGGAATAGTAATTCTGGATGAATTTGTAAGCATCAGAGTTTGTCACATCTGCTTCTTGTGCCCAACTAGTTACGCAGAGTAAGATTGCGATTAAAATAGGATACATTTTCATAAGTCTATTTTAGTTTCAATTTTGGGCCACCACACTCCTTACAGTGTGTTTTTATCAGTTCTAATACCCGTTCTAATTTTTTCGAAGTAGAAACATCAATAAATATGGGTAGATGAGAAACAGCTGTGTCTGGAACATAGTCGCTATCATCATCTATCTTAAAAGTTCGAAACCCGTTTTTTCCGGCATGCAGCAAAATTGTATTGGGCCTGCTTTTACCTTTGTCCAACGTAATATTTTCAATATCTTTAAGTGGAATCTCGGTAATAAAAGACCCTTTTGAGTCGCCTGAAGTACTTATAGTCTTTAGGTCGTAATGAAATCGCATAGTACAACCTGTAAATTGAGCTTCGTTCAGCGAATAAGTCTGCGAAATTCC
This genomic stretch from Ulvibacter sp. MAR_2010_11 harbors:
- a CDS encoding PPC domain-containing protein produces the protein MNKTIFLILISFLFSSNSLFSQSHNLNSIMSQCRYAKKPANFNYEGATPCPACADLDKKDKEAKKAEDKRRLTENKANQLAAKEALAVSEANRLKKEEAEARDARVAALVKEKEIKDKTVVAQAKGGTSELLNVLVEGDRGDQKIVRFTVPSGVSFMEVILQEGGVGSKNSADLFVRRTINPTVSFKQYSHYTWEADCASTNLNRAQELCTFTNPQSGEWVVLVGCIDNCNYFSSNLVVKITQ
- a CDS encoding thioredoxin family protein, which gives rise to MKKLLLAFLFPVMSFAQGINFEDATFPQLLAKAKTENKIIFIHAYTLWNSSSKYMKDKVFPDANVGAYFNSNFINARFNMEEGEGIMLVKDYNITDYPTILFIDGNGKLVLKTLGFQSQGELIALGKSVAKPIDFSALDNMDLGSFSFVYTEEELSKRIEEFDSGNRDPKFLYKLTEYALNRNHKNAKMYARAFYKVEKNLLTYDNATLMLQTMDSPESEEFTFLQRNEAEVSKIHNHIDVTNKLDKVVSEFALIGIDENESITNRVNKIESTIAKYRPNKAIELSSFYGLAYAEQEKDFKLYEKYALIYFEITYKNSRHNLLNKVAWGFYENITNEASLEKALKWALQSVDVSSNSYNNDTVAHLYYKLGDTNNARIYAEIAIKLGKENGADTSITEALLAKLN